Below is a window of Herminiimonas arsenicoxydans DNA.
TGTTCGAGATTATCGACCGATATTGCTAACTAAAAATTGCTTGGACAAGTATTCATCAATCCAAAAGAATACGATATTGATCCTATTTTAGAAGTAACTTTGACATGACGTCGCGTAACACTACTGCTTGATTGTGTTGTTCATCTTTAGCGCCGTATACGAGCGTTATCGACCGACCGGCAGCATCTGCGAGTAATAATTGCATTTGCTGCAATTTTTCTGTCTCAGCAAGTTCGCTTCGATAGCGTTGCTGGAAAACTTCCCAATGTTGCGGCTCGTGTCCGAACCATTTTCGCAATTCGTCGGTCGGTGCCAGTTCTCGCGCCCATTGATCAAGTTTGAGTGATTCTTTGCTACGTCCGCGAGGCCAGAGACGGTCAACCAACACTCGATATCCATCATTTTCGGATGGATCTTCATATGCTCGACGAATCGAAATCACTGAGGGTTTATTGGCTAAATTGGACAT
It encodes the following:
- a CDS encoding conserved hypothetical protein (Evidence 4 : Homologs of previously reported genes of unknown function), which codes for MSNLANKPSVISIRRAYEDPSENDGYRVLVDRLWPRGRSKESLKLDQWARELAPTDELRKWFGHEPQHWEVFQQRYRSELAETEKLQQMQLLLADAAGRSITLVYGAKDEQHNQAVVLRDVMSKLLLK